The following proteins are co-located in the Manihot esculenta cultivar AM560-2 chromosome 9, M.esculenta_v8, whole genome shotgun sequence genome:
- the LOC110623522 gene encoding membrane-associated progesterone-binding protein 4 isoform X1, which translates to MAKLINRSSFVALPVFVALIALLIAFGFPFKSYLVSLRQQRLFTAEELSLYNGTDVNLPILLAILGSVFDVTKGKSHYGIGGGYNHFAGRDASRAFVSGNFTGDGLTDSLRGLSSSEVILIKCSFLPNDLWPCMHPLEILRDSQFAARFWPTPLRVKSIIEWREFYRRSYKFVGKLVGRYYDIQGNPTKYLKGVEAKAARGAQLLEKQKKEEAKQPSCNSRWSQGEDGEVWCDDGFPRLVQRPQEIALTGKMSKRCACFTEDQLSQQGLEVYEGCDYLSKTCRV; encoded by the exons ATGGCGAAACTAATAAATAGGTCTTCGTTTGTTGCTTTACCAGTTTTTGTCGCCCTAATTGCTCTCCTCATCGCTTTCGGATTTCCGTTCAAATCCTACCTCGTTTCTCTTCGACAAcag AGATTGTTTACTGCTGAAGAACTTTCTTTGTACAACGGAACTGATGTTAACTTACCCATTCTTTTAGCAATTCTTGG TTCTGTGTTTGATGTAACTAAAGGAAAATCCCATTATGGCATTGGAGGAGGTTACAATCATTTTGCAGGGAG AGACGCGTCACGGGCATTTGTTTCAGGAAACTTTACCG GAGATGGACTTACAGACTCTTTGCGTGGATTATCTAGCTCTGAGGTAATCTTAATTAAGTGCTCTTTCCTGCCAAATGATCTGTGGCCTTGTATGCATCCACTAGAAATTT TGAGGGATTCTCAGTTTGCAGCGAGATTTTGGCCGACTCCTTTAAGA gtgAAGAGCATTATTGAATGGCGAGAATTCTACCGCAGAAGCTACAA GTTTGTTGGCAAGCTGGTTGGTCGTTACTATGATATTCAAGGAAATCccacaaaatatttaaaagggGTTGAAGCAAAGGCAGCAAGAGGTGCACAACTCTTGGAGaaacagaaaaaagaagaagccaAACAACCCAGTTGCAATTCAAGGTGGAGTCAAGGAGAGGATGGAGAG GTCTGGTGTGACGATGGTTTCCCAAGGTTAGTTCAGAGGCCTCAAGAAATCGCTTTGACTGGGAAGATGAGTAAACGATGTGCTTGCTTTACTGAAGATCAACTAAGCCAACAAGGGCTGGAAGTGTATGAAGGATGTGATTATCTCTCCAAGACTTGCCGTGTTTGA
- the LOC110623522 gene encoding membrane-associated progesterone-binding protein 4 isoform X2, with translation MAKLINRSSFVALPVFVALIALLIAFGFPFKSYLVSLRQQRLFTAEELSLYNGTDVNLPILLAILGSVFDVTKGKSHYGIGGGYNHFAGRDASRAFVSGNFTGDGLTDSLRGLSSSEVKSIIEWREFYRRSYKFVGKLVGRYYDIQGNPTKYLKGVEAKAARGAQLLEKQKKEEAKQPSCNSRWSQGEDGEVWCDDGFPRLVQRPQEIALTGKMSKRCACFTEDQLSQQGLEVYEGCDYLSKTCRV, from the exons ATGGCGAAACTAATAAATAGGTCTTCGTTTGTTGCTTTACCAGTTTTTGTCGCCCTAATTGCTCTCCTCATCGCTTTCGGATTTCCGTTCAAATCCTACCTCGTTTCTCTTCGACAAcag AGATTGTTTACTGCTGAAGAACTTTCTTTGTACAACGGAACTGATGTTAACTTACCCATTCTTTTAGCAATTCTTGG TTCTGTGTTTGATGTAACTAAAGGAAAATCCCATTATGGCATTGGAGGAGGTTACAATCATTTTGCAGGGAG AGACGCGTCACGGGCATTTGTTTCAGGAAACTTTACCG GAGATGGACTTACAGACTCTTTGCGTGGATTATCTAGCTCTGAG gtgAAGAGCATTATTGAATGGCGAGAATTCTACCGCAGAAGCTACAA GTTTGTTGGCAAGCTGGTTGGTCGTTACTATGATATTCAAGGAAATCccacaaaatatttaaaagggGTTGAAGCAAAGGCAGCAAGAGGTGCACAACTCTTGGAGaaacagaaaaaagaagaagccaAACAACCCAGTTGCAATTCAAGGTGGAGTCAAGGAGAGGATGGAGAG GTCTGGTGTGACGATGGTTTCCCAAGGTTAGTTCAGAGGCCTCAAGAAATCGCTTTGACTGGGAAGATGAGTAAACGATGTGCTTGCTTTACTGAAGATCAACTAAGCCAACAAGGGCTGGAAGTGTATGAAGGATGTGATTATCTCTCCAAGACTTGCCGTGTTTGA